The Virgibacillus phasianinus genome includes a window with the following:
- a CDS encoding YuzD family protein: protein MGNKKVVITVYGAEQICASCVGAPGSKDTYEWLQAAIGRKYADGDLNYHYINIDQPQTEEKHATMVERIFEEDLFYPIVFVNDELVAEGIPRLKTIYQALDNHKVPLLS, encoded by the coding sequence ATGGGGAATAAAAAAGTAGTTATCACTGTCTATGGGGCAGAACAAATATGTGCCAGCTGTGTAGGTGCGCCTGGATCAAAAGATACGTATGAGTGGCTTCAAGCTGCGATTGGGAGAAAATATGCAGACGGCGATCTTAATTATCATTATATAAATATTGATCAGCCGCAAACCGAAGAAAAGCATGCGACGATGGTTGAACGAATTTTTGAAGAGGATTTATTTTACCCAATTGTATTTGTGAACGATGAACTGGTCGCAGAGGGGATTCCGCGCCTAAAAACAATTTATCAGGCACTGGATAATCATAAAGTTCCTTTGTTATCCTAA
- a CDS encoding HesB/IscA family protein, translating to MVVTFTDNAVEQIRTMMQDESEDVRLRFGIKGGGCSGLSYSLGFEYDINEELDMVDEINGVPVVIFKQDIPIIEGTQIDFKQNMMGGGFSIDNPNAIVSCGCGSSFKAKDREGAPEKC from the coding sequence ATGGTTGTTACATTTACAGATAATGCAGTCGAACAAATCAGAACGATGATGCAGGATGAATCAGAAGATGTCCGTTTACGCTTTGGAATTAAAGGTGGCGGCTGTAGTGGCTTATCCTACTCATTAGGATTTGAATATGATATTAATGAAGAATTAGATATGGTAGACGAAATAAATGGAGTACCTGTTGTCATTTTCAAGCAGGATATTCCGATTATCGAAGGAACACAAATCGATTTTAAACAAAACATGATGGGCGGCGGGTTTTCCATCGATAATCCGAACGCTATCGTAAGCTGCGGCTGCGGATCATCCTTTAAAGCAAAGGATCGTGAAGGCGCTCCGGAAAAATGTTAA
- a CDS encoding NAD(P)/FAD-dependent oxidoreductase — protein sequence MSDKLYDVTIIGAGPVGLFTAFYGGMRQASVKIIESLPHTGGQLTALYPEKDIYDIAGFPKVRAQELVDNLEEQANMFDPTIVLEQAIEKVERLKDNTFKLTSDKEVHYSKTIIITAGNGAFQPRRLNVGDCDQFEGINLHYHVKEMNHYKDQNVVLLGGGDSAVDWALMLEPIAKSVTLVHRREKFRAHEHSVEKLMESTVNVVTPFAPADIIGKDRIEQLILQEVKGDKEIVLDVDSLLCNYGFVSSLGPIKDWGLEIERNSIVVNSKMETNIPGIYAAGDICTYPGKVNLIATGFGEGPTAINNAKSYIDPKARLQPKHSTSMF from the coding sequence ATGTCAGATAAACTTTACGATGTAACAATAATTGGTGCGGGCCCAGTCGGACTATTTACCGCTTTTTACGGCGGGATGAGACAAGCAAGCGTCAAGATTATTGAAAGTCTACCACATACTGGAGGGCAACTTACCGCCCTATATCCAGAGAAAGATATATATGATATCGCTGGTTTTCCAAAGGTTCGTGCTCAGGAACTAGTTGATAACCTGGAGGAACAGGCAAATATGTTTGATCCTACAATCGTATTGGAACAAGCAATTGAAAAAGTGGAGCGGTTAAAGGACAACACGTTTAAATTAACTTCTGATAAAGAAGTTCATTATTCAAAAACAATTATTATTACAGCGGGAAATGGAGCCTTTCAACCCCGCCGTCTAAACGTTGGCGACTGCGACCAGTTTGAAGGAATCAATCTTCATTACCATGTAAAAGAAATGAACCACTATAAGGATCAGAATGTTGTTCTTTTAGGCGGTGGCGATTCCGCGGTGGATTGGGCGCTAATGCTTGAGCCAATTGCTAAAAGCGTTACATTAGTACATCGCCGGGAGAAATTCAGAGCACATGAACACAGTGTTGAAAAATTAATGGAGTCAACAGTCAATGTTGTTACACCATTTGCCCCGGCAGATATTATAGGTAAGGATCGAATTGAACAACTTATTCTACAAGAAGTAAAAGGCGATAAAGAAATTGTATTGGATGTCGATTCTTTATTGTGTAACTATGGGTTTGTTTCCTCATTAGGACCAATAAAAGACTGGGGACTGGAAATTGAACGAAACAGTATTGTCGTTAATTCGAAAATGGAAACAAACATCCCAGGTATTTATGCTGCAGGAGATATCTGTACATACCCTGGTAAAGTTAATTTAATCGCGACCGGATTCGGTGAAGGACCAACAGCAATCAACAATGCCAAATCCTATATCGACCCAAAAGCACGTCTGCAGCCAAAACATTCAACAAGTATGTTTTAA
- a CDS encoding NAD(P)/FAD-dependent oxidoreductase: protein MNKPSIVVLGAGYGGMVTTVKLQKSLGINEADITLVNKHDYHYQTTWLHENAAGTLHHDRTRIAINDVIKLNKVNFVKDTVISINPKENKVRLKNGELSYDYLVIGLGFEAATFGIPGLDEHAFTIGSINRARLIREHIEYNFAMYNNENEPNDARLTIVVGGGGFTGIEFVGELANRVPELCKEYDIDKHKVRIINVEGAPTVLPGFDPDLVEYAMNSLEARGVEFKTGALLKECKADRIIIEKDGKPEEIPTMTTVWAAGVRANSIVEASGFETNRGKIQVREDMRAPDYDNVFVVGDCALVMNEESGRPFPPTAQIAIQMAETVAHNVKSLAAGSGEVERFEPKILGTVASLGHDDAIGVVLNNRKVFGFMATVMKKVIDNRYLLKLGGPGLLVKKGKFNIFY, encoded by the coding sequence ATGAACAAGCCAAGTATTGTTGTATTAGGTGCAGGCTATGGCGGGATGGTCACAACTGTAAAATTACAGAAATCCCTGGGGATCAACGAGGCAGATATTACATTGGTGAACAAACATGACTATCATTACCAAACGACATGGCTGCATGAAAATGCTGCAGGCACATTGCATCATGATCGTACCCGAATTGCAATTAATGATGTTATCAAATTAAATAAAGTTAATTTTGTAAAAGACACTGTTATTTCTATAAATCCAAAAGAGAATAAAGTCAGATTAAAAAATGGTGAGCTCAGTTATGACTATTTAGTAATCGGGCTCGGTTTTGAGGCTGCGACATTTGGTATTCCAGGACTTGATGAACATGCATTTACAATCGGCAGTATTAACCGTGCACGTTTGATAAGAGAGCATATTGAATACAATTTTGCCATGTATAATAATGAAAATGAACCTAATGATGCTCGTCTGACAATCGTCGTTGGAGGCGGTGGATTCACAGGAATCGAGTTTGTTGGAGAATTGGCCAACCGGGTTCCTGAGTTATGCAAAGAATACGATATTGACAAACATAAAGTACGTATAATAAATGTGGAGGGTGCTCCAACAGTATTGCCTGGGTTTGATCCGGATCTTGTGGAATACGCGATGAATTCTTTAGAAGCACGTGGCGTTGAATTTAAAACGGGCGCACTGTTAAAAGAATGTAAGGCAGATAGAATTATCATTGAAAAAGATGGAAAACCAGAAGAAATACCAACAATGACGACTGTCTGGGCCGCCGGAGTTCGTGCTAATTCAATCGTTGAGGCATCTGGATTCGAAACGAACCGTGGAAAAATTCAAGTGCGCGAAGATATGCGTGCGCCAGATTATGATAATGTTTTTGTAGTTGGTGATTGTGCACTTGTAATGAATGAAGAAAGCGGACGTCCGTTTCCGCCGACTGCCCAAATTGCAATCCAAATGGCGGAAACCGTTGCCCATAATGTGAAGTCTTTGGCCGCAGGAAGTGGAGAGGTAGAGCGGTTCGAACCAAAGATACTTGGGACAGTGGCTTCATTAGGACATGATGATGCCATTGGCGTTGTATTAAATAACCGTAAAGTGTTTGGTTTTATGGCCACTGTAATGAAAAAAGTCATTGATAACCGTTATTTGCTTAAATTAGGCGGTCCGGGGTTACTGGTTAAAAAGGGTAAGTTTAATATTTTTTACTAA
- a CDS encoding YuiB family protein, producing the protein MSVLLYLVIFFGLAFILNMLLRRTWLMACIYPFIVLAIVDDISTGSYFTDFIGSFSIAFTNLMEITPIDIIILSSGFIGTIISGIVIKFLRKSGYQMF; encoded by the coding sequence ATGTCTGTCCTGTTATACTTGGTAATATTTTTTGGACTGGCATTTATACTCAATATGCTGCTTAGGAGAACGTGGCTTATGGCATGCATTTACCCATTTATTGTCTTAGCAATTGTCGATGATATTTCGACAGGATCCTATTTTACTGATTTTATTGGTTCATTTTCAATAGCATTTACCAATCTCATGGAAATTACTCCAATAGACATAATCATTTTAAGTTCTGGATTCATTGGTACGATTATTTCAGGAATTGTAATAAAGTTTTTACGGAAAAGCGGATATCAAATGTTTTAA
- a CDS encoding 3D domain-containing protein, translated as MKTGKFLRRSAMVLLFFTAIYATLSSISNMTFKDLHVWAEQKSQEISSHEFHSFKQREIALKEKTLNVEKEQKRYISSEQIEGPKTIEEALNLKQYPTSTVLATGYTAGIESTGKTPDHPMYGVTFSGVQVTRDLYSTIAADLDVYPIGTIMWIDGYGFGVVADKGSAINGHQIDLYYPTVKDVYDEWGKKEVEVYIVEMGDGSLTEKELTELNNNKALQVFREQITKS; from the coding sequence ATGAAAACAGGGAAATTTTTACGAAGAAGTGCAATGGTTCTATTATTTTTCACCGCAATTTATGCAACCTTATCATCTATTTCCAATATGACATTTAAGGACCTTCATGTATGGGCAGAGCAAAAGTCACAAGAAATTTCTTCTCATGAGTTTCATTCTTTTAAACAAAGAGAGATAGCTTTAAAGGAAAAGACTTTGAATGTTGAAAAGGAACAGAAGAGGTATATTTCCAGTGAGCAAATTGAGGGGCCAAAAACAATAGAAGAGGCATTGAACTTGAAACAATATCCGACTTCAACAGTACTTGCTACCGGCTATACTGCGGGGATCGAATCGACTGGTAAAACACCTGATCACCCCATGTACGGTGTAACATTTTCTGGTGTACAGGTTACGCGGGATTTATATTCTACTATTGCTGCTGATTTAGATGTCTATCCAATAGGAACGATTATGTGGATTGATGGATATGGTTTTGGTGTGGTTGCTGATAAAGGCAGTGCGATTAATGGCCATCAGATCGATCTCTATTACCCGACTGTTAAAGATGTATATGATGAGTGGGGTAAAAAAGAAGTTGAGGTCTATATTGTAGAAATGGGTGACGGTTCATTAACCGAGAAAGAACTAACAGAACTAAATAATAATAAAGCATTGCAGGTATTCAGAGAACAAATTACAAAAAGTTAA
- a CDS encoding divergent PAP2 family protein — MELFLNFPLWAALAAIVFAQVVKIPIHYFVSREFKPNLAFSTGGMPSSHSAAVAALSTGVGIVDGVTSTTFAVACVFSIIIMFDASGVRRQAGEQAVILNQLTKDFNHFVEGAKGWNQKEELEKQKELKELLGHQPIEVFFGGASGIGIAFLIYLLY; from the coding sequence ATGGAACTGTTTTTAAACTTTCCATTATGGGCGGCATTAGCAGCAATTGTTTTTGCCCAGGTCGTTAAAATCCCGATACATTATTTTGTATCACGAGAATTCAAACCGAACCTTGCTTTTAGTACTGGGGGCATGCCAAGCAGTCACTCCGCAGCAGTAGCAGCACTGTCAACTGGTGTTGGAATCGTCGATGGCGTGACATCAACAACCTTTGCAGTTGCTTGCGTGTTCAGCATCATTATTATGTTTGATGCGTCAGGGGTTCGCAGGCAAGCCGGTGAACAGGCCGTCATTTTGAATCAGCTAACGAAAGACTTTAATCACTTTGTCGAAGGTGCAAAGGGCTGGAACCAGAAAGAGGAACTAGAAAAACAGAAAGAACTTAAAGAACTCCTGGGCCATCAGCCAATTGAAGTATTTTTCGGCGGCGCATCAGGAATTGGTATCGCATTTTTAATTTATCTTTTATATTAA
- a CDS encoding biotin transporter BioY, which yields MSKLRTIDLTFGAVFVCLMAIGANIAVWFPILAVPIGGASVPLSLQTFFAILAGLMLGKKLASISMITYIFVGIAGVPVFANLHAGPMAIISPTGGFIISFIFIAFFVGWIAEISKKPSIPIYTIASLIGLVLNYTIGVSYMYLAMNTWLALDVSYTAAWISMIPFVIKDTAMACLAAVFMVALAKRVPVRWTAARIKV from the coding sequence ATGAGTAAATTACGAACAATAGATTTAACATTTGGTGCAGTGTTTGTATGTTTAATGGCCATTGGCGCTAATATAGCAGTGTGGTTTCCCATTCTTGCAGTTCCAATTGGCGGTGCGTCAGTTCCACTATCATTACAAACATTTTTTGCAATACTAGCGGGACTGATGCTTGGTAAAAAACTAGCATCTATTTCCATGATTACATATATTTTTGTCGGTATCGCAGGTGTTCCTGTTTTTGCGAATTTACACGCAGGACCGATGGCAATAATTAGTCCAACAGGCGGCTTTATTATTTCATTCATCTTTATCGCATTTTTTGTTGGCTGGATTGCCGAGATAAGTAAGAAACCTTCCATTCCTATCTATACGATAGCTTCTTTAATTGGATTGGTGCTGAACTACACAATTGGTGTATCCTATATGTATCTTGCAATGAACACTTGGTTAGCTCTTGATGTTTCCTACACAGCGGCATGGATCAGTATGATACCGTTTGTGATCAAGGATACTGCCATGGCCTGTTTAGCCGCGGTATTTATGGTGGCATTAGCAAAACGCGTGCCAGTAAGATGGACGGCAGCAAGAATAAAAGTATAG
- the deoD gene encoding purine-nucleoside phosphorylase — MSVHIGANKGDIADKILLPGDPLRAKYIAETFLEDVTQYNDVRGMYGFTGTYKGERVSVQGTGMGVPSISIYVNELIQSYDVQKLIRVGTCGAIQKDVKVRDVILAQGATTDSQINRMVFNGIDYAPLADFDLLKKAYDVGIEKGMNLRAGNVFTSDTFYRDNAKELNELLASYKVLAIEMESSALYTLAAKYNRQALSVLTVSDHILTGEETSSEERQTTFNEMMVVALETAIK; from the coding sequence ATGAGTGTACATATCGGTGCTAATAAAGGTGATATAGCAGACAAAATCCTATTACCCGGTGACCCATTAAGAGCGAAATATATTGCAGAAACGTTTCTTGAAGATGTGACACAATATAATGATGTTCGCGGAATGTATGGGTTTACTGGAACATATAAAGGAGAACGTGTTTCCGTTCAGGGAACTGGGATGGGTGTACCGTCTATCTCTATTTATGTGAATGAATTAATTCAAAGCTATGATGTACAGAAGTTGATTCGGGTCGGTACATGTGGTGCCATTCAAAAGGATGTGAAGGTCCGTGACGTAATCCTTGCCCAGGGTGCAACAACTGACTCACAAATCAACCGGATGGTGTTTAATGGTATTGACTATGCGCCATTGGCTGATTTTGATTTACTGAAAAAGGCATATGATGTCGGCATCGAAAAAGGAATGAATTTACGGGCAGGCAACGTATTTACAAGCGATACATTTTACCGTGATAACGCTAAAGAATTAAATGAACTGCTTGCCAGCTACAAAGTATTAGCAATTGAGATGGAATCCTCTGCATTATACACACTTGCGGCAAAATATAATCGACAGGCTCTGTCGGTACTCACCGTTTCTGATCATATACTAACTGGAGAAGAAACATCATCTGAAGAACGTCAAACAACTTTTAATGAAATGATGGTTGTTGCATTAGAAACAGCAATTAAATAA
- a CDS encoding phosphocarrier protein HPr, which translates to MKEQTFTITADTGVHARPATLLVNKAGQFESEVEVSYNGKTVNLKSIMGVMSLGVPKGAEIKVTATGGDEEEALNGVAEVIKEHLGE; encoded by the coding sequence GTGAAAGAACAAACTTTTACAATTACCGCGGACACTGGCGTACATGCCCGTCCAGCAACATTACTAGTGAACAAAGCAGGACAATTTGAATCAGAGGTTGAGGTTTCTTATAATGGAAAAACTGTAAACCTTAAATCAATTATGGGTGTTATGTCCTTGGGTGTTCCAAAGGGTGCAGAAATTAAGGTTACTGCAACAGGCGGCGATGAAGAGGAAGCGCTTAATGGTGTTGCTGAAGTAATTAAAGAACATTTAGGTGAATAA
- a CDS encoding cation:proton antiporter regulatory subunit — MNISVSQLPGIGQKITFKTSEDSMLVIIVHHTGKRELYFFEDVDGEEADFAMDLTPEETRELAAQLLGATYQPADIEKMRMFKRQIIVDYIKVKEKSVLVNKSIEESDVRNKTGATIIGIVHGDDVIAIPETDTTLQPGDVLMSIGKEDQISALSKLCQGEELD; from the coding sequence TTGAATATTTCCGTATCACAACTGCCAGGTATTGGTCAGAAAATTACCTTTAAAACCTCAGAGGACAGTATGCTGGTTATTATCGTACACCATACTGGTAAACGAGAACTGTATTTTTTTGAGGACGTTGACGGGGAAGAAGCGGATTTTGCAATGGATTTAACCCCGGAGGAAACCAGAGAACTTGCTGCACAGTTGCTCGGTGCGACCTATCAGCCTGCGGACATTGAAAAAATGCGGATGTTTAAACGACAAATTATTGTTGATTATATTAAGGTGAAAGAAAAGTCTGTACTTGTTAATAAGTCTATCGAAGAATCTGACGTTAGAAATAAAACCGGTGCAACAATTATTGGAATTGTCCATGGTGACGATGTAATCGCAATTCCTGAAACAGATACAACACTGCAACCTGGTGATGTATTGATGTCTATTGGCAAGGAAGACCAGATATCAGCATTATCAAAGCTCTGCCAGGGAGAGGAATTGGATTAA
- a CDS encoding cation:proton antiporter, producing the protein MGFVALKTKFPSVILYILMGIVLAGLLNHNSILHFSSEVAIVLMFFLLGLEFSTKRLGAIAKKIWSSGLLDVGLSLVVTMFIAFGFGMDWFNAFLIGGITYATSSSITAKLLDDKGRMANAETEFVLGILIFEDLIAPVIVAILIALSSGESFTGNDLLILFGKIVGLALLAIILGKTVFKRFERFLLRIDDEDFKFALLVGISISFGGLALYLGLSEVLGAFLAGVMLAEIGKIERVESTVTPIKNLMLPTFFVYFGTTIDIGSGIPMPLLLITLLIWSVVAKILVGMVGGKLYGLSKRVSLRAGLSICARGEFSVVIASVALGSIKVFGGIYIIFSAFIGMLLFSYANKITYKIYGKPVKKKKDLKVPGS; encoded by the coding sequence TTGGGCTTTGTTGCATTAAAGACAAAGTTTCCTAGTGTTATTCTTTATATTTTAATGGGAATAGTTTTAGCAGGGTTATTAAATCATAATTCCATTCTGCATTTCTCAAGTGAAGTCGCAATTGTTCTAATGTTTTTCCTGCTGGGTTTGGAATTTAGTACAAAAAGGCTGGGCGCGATTGCCAAGAAAATTTGGAGCTCGGGATTACTTGATGTGGGACTAAGTCTGGTCGTGACCATGTTTATTGCATTTGGATTTGGCATGGATTGGTTCAATGCATTCCTAATCGGTGGTATTACATACGCAACAAGTTCATCCATTACAGCGAAGTTGCTGGATGACAAAGGAAGAATGGCAAATGCGGAAACGGAATTTGTATTAGGTATACTTATTTTTGAAGATCTGATTGCGCCTGTTATTGTTGCCATATTGATTGCCCTTAGCTCGGGTGAATCCTTTACAGGAAATGATTTGCTGATATTGTTTGGCAAAATTGTTGGACTGGCTCTACTGGCAATTATTCTTGGCAAGACGGTATTTAAGCGGTTTGAAAGGTTTTTGCTCCGTATTGATGATGAAGACTTTAAATTTGCATTATTAGTTGGAATATCTATTTCGTTCGGTGGATTAGCCTTGTATCTGGGATTATCAGAGGTCCTTGGCGCATTCCTTGCTGGTGTCATGCTAGCCGAAATTGGGAAAATTGAGCGCGTAGAAAGTACCGTAACGCCAATTAAAAACCTGATGCTGCCAACGTTTTTTGTTTACTTTGGTACGACAATTGATATCGGATCAGGAATACCGATGCCATTGCTTCTTATAACCCTGCTCATCTGGTCTGTTGTTGCCAAGATACTTGTAGGCATGGTTGGCGGTAAGCTATATGGTCTCTCAAAACGGGTATCCTTACGAGCTGGTTTATCTATTTGTGCCAGAGGGGAATTTTCAGTGGTTATTGCCAGTGTGGCACTTGGTTCCATCAAAGTATTTGGTGGTATCTATATTATTTTCTCAGCGTTTATAGGCATGCTTCTGTTTAGTTATGCGAATAAAATCACCTATAAAATCTATGGTAAACCCGTAAAGAAAAAGAAAGACCTAAAGGTACCAGGATCATAA
- a CDS encoding kinase-associated lipoprotein B, whose amino-acid sequence MQDAKIGQVVRANYNSGTYIGEVMEDRGNRYLIKVLAVHKHPMQGDLHNPGKIDDIFFHERKALAFTEKMNVAKSAVKPFDEEVPEYQVSLKQAVRVLKDKLSEKDTAYNQKALEALVELERKYY is encoded by the coding sequence ATGCAAGACGCAAAAATTGGACAAGTCGTCCGCGCAAATTATAATTCAGGAACTTACATAGGAGAAGTAATGGAAGACCGCGGCAATCGATACCTTATCAAGGTATTGGCGGTTCATAAGCACCCCATGCAAGGAGATCTTCATAATCCGGGTAAGATTGATGATATATTCTTTCATGAACGAAAGGCATTAGCCTTTACTGAAAAAATGAATGTGGCCAAGTCGGCTGTTAAACCATTTGATGAGGAAGTGCCAGAATACCAAGTATCGTTAAAACAAGCTGTCAGGGTGCTGAAAGACAAACTATCTGAGAAAGATACTGCATACAATCAAAAAGCGCTTGAAGCCTTAGTGGAACTGGAGCGAAAGTATTATTAA
- a CDS encoding MalY/PatB family protein: MLNFTDVHNRKDTRSVKWDILQDVFQSNDVLPMWVADMDFQTPQPVIDALVKRSKHGIFGYTILDNDVKDSIANWLKRRHNWSIQTDWLAFSPGVVASLHMAVQAFTEPSDKILIQTPVYTPFYNVIKKHNREVVKSPLKYSDNTYQIDFEDFEKKLKNGVKAFVLCSPHNPVGRVWQRDELKKMADLCVAYDVLIISDEIHGDLTFPGNKHIPIATLSEEINQQTITFMSPSKTFNLAGLQASYIVMADEKKRATLTEQLESQGHHMLNTMGNIALETAYNHGDDWLDELRNILQEHRDYVVAMFDQHAKQLKVIQSEGTYLLWIDCSALGLDDKSLKKFMIEQARVGMNAGIEYGEEGSQFMRMNIACPKATLEEGVNRIINAVK; this comes from the coding sequence ATGCTAAATTTTACTGATGTACATAATCGGAAAGATACCCGCTCTGTGAAATGGGATATCTTACAGGATGTTTTTCAATCAAATGATGTTTTACCAATGTGGGTTGCGGACATGGATTTTCAAACTCCCCAACCGGTCATTGATGCCCTGGTAAAACGGTCGAAACACGGAATATTCGGCTATACTATTCTTGATAATGATGTGAAAGATTCTATCGCAAATTGGTTGAAACGACGCCATAATTGGTCGATTCAAACTGATTGGCTTGCGTTTAGTCCTGGTGTTGTAGCAAGTCTGCACATGGCAGTTCAGGCTTTCACTGAACCAAGTGACAAAATCTTAATCCAAACACCAGTATACACACCATTCTATAATGTAATAAAAAAACATAACCGTGAAGTTGTGAAAAGCCCATTAAAATACAGCGATAACACATATCAAATTGATTTCGAGGACTTTGAAAAGAAATTAAAAAACGGCGTAAAAGCATTTGTCCTTTGCTCCCCGCATAATCCGGTCGGAAGAGTTTGGCAACGGGATGAACTGAAGAAAATGGCAGACTTATGTGTCGCCTATGATGTTTTAATTATCAGCGACGAAATACATGGGGACTTAACTTTTCCGGGAAATAAGCACATCCCAATTGCAACATTATCAGAAGAAATCAACCAGCAGACAATTACCTTTATGTCACCTTCAAAAACATTTAATTTGGCTGGGTTACAGGCTTCCTACATTGTTATGGCGGATGAGAAAAAACGAGCAACCTTAACGGAACAATTGGAAAGTCAAGGTCACCACATGTTAAATACCATGGGTAACATAGCTCTTGAAACTGCATATAATCATGGGGACGATTGGCTTGACGAATTACGGAACATATTACAGGAACATCGAGATTACGTTGTTGCTATGTTTGACCAACACGCAAAACAATTAAAGGTGATCCAATCTGAAGGAACGTATCTATTGTGGATAGATTGCAGCGCCTTAGGCCTAGATGACAAATCCTTGAAAAAATTTATGATTGAACAGGCCCGGGTAGGGATGAACGCGGGAATTGAATACGGCGAGGAAGGAAGCCAATTTATGCGCATGAATATCGCTTGCCCAAAAGCGACGCTTGAAGAAGGTGTGAACCGGATCATTAATGCCGTGAAATAG
- a CDS encoding glucose-6-phosphate isomerase — translation MTHINFSYKRALPFLRPHELDQMNKSISAAHDALHTKSGAGNDFLGWLDLPNSFDQEEFNRVKASAEKIKADSDVLLVIGIGGSYLGARAAIEMLNHSFSHLINKDDRQAPQIIFVGHHLSSTYMQELLDVLQDKDVSINIISKSGTTTEPAIAFRIFRNFLEEKYGSDQARKRIYATTDKEKGALKELATEEGYESFIIPDDVGGRYSVLTAVGLLPIAASGISIDEMMDGAKKAADDLTVDSLERNPAYQYAAVRNCLYNKGKTIEMLVNYEPHLHYVAEWWKQLFGESEGKDQKGIFPASANFTTDLHSLGQYIQDGRRDIFETVLHVNSSKRETILQEDEQNLDGLNYLTGKGLHEINDKAFQGTMIAHNDGGVPNLVIELPALDAYTFGYMVYFFEKSCAISGYLLGVNPFDQPGVEAYKKNMFALLGKPGYEEAKTDLEKRL, via the coding sequence ATGACACACATTAATTTTTCATATAAAAGAGCACTTCCGTTCTTGCGTCCACATGAATTGGATCAAATGAATAAATCCATTTCAGCGGCACATGATGCATTACATACAAAATCCGGGGCTGGCAATGATTTTTTAGGATGGCTTGACTTACCAAACTCGTTCGATCAGGAAGAATTTAATCGGGTAAAAGCAAGTGCTGAAAAAATAAAAGCTGATTCGGATGTTTTATTAGTAATTGGAATCGGCGGATCTTATCTAGGAGCCCGGGCGGCAATCGAAATGCTGAATCATTCTTTTTCCCATTTAATTAATAAGGATGACCGGCAAGCGCCACAAATTATTTTCGTCGGACATCATCTTAGTTCAACATACATGCAGGAACTACTGGATGTTCTGCAGGATAAAGATGTTTCCATTAATATTATTTCGAAAAGCGGAACGACTACAGAGCCGGCGATTGCTTTCCGTATCTTCCGTAATTTTTTAGAGGAGAAATACGGTAGTGACCAAGCTAGAAAAAGAATTTATGCAACTACAGATAAAGAAAAAGGCGCATTGAAGGAGCTTGCAACAGAAGAGGGCTACGAAAGTTTCATTATCCCAGATGATGTTGGTGGACGTTATTCAGTTTTAACGGCTGTTGGGTTGTTGCCAATTGCCGCAAGCGGAATATCCATTGATGAGATGATGGATGGTGCTAAGAAAGCTGCAGACGATTTAACTGTCGATTCATTGGAACGGAATCCAGCATATCAATATGCAGCAGTACGAAATTGTTTATACAATAAAGGCAAAACCATTGAAATGCTCGTGAATTACGAACCCCACCTGCACTATGTTGCTGAGTGGTGGAAACAATTATTTGGTGAAAGTGAGGGGAAAGATCAAAAAGGAATTTTCCCGGCTTCAGCTAACTTCACAACTGACCTCCATTCTTTGGGTCAATACATCCAAGATGGCAGAAGGGATATATTTGAGACCGTATTACACGTTAATTCATCCAAGAGGGAGACTATCTTACAAGAAGACGAGCAAAATCTTGACGGGTTAAATTATTTAACTGGAAAGGGCCTTCACGAAATTAATGATAAAGCATTCCAGGGAACAATGATTGCCCATAACGATGGTGGAGTTCCTAATTTAGTAATTGAACTTCCTGCCCTTGATGCTTATACATTTGGTTACATGGTCTATTTCTTTGAAAAATCCTGTGCAATCAGTGGTTATTTATTAGGGGTGAATCCTTTTGATCAGCCCGGCGTTGAGGCATACAAGAAAAATATGTTTGCGTTATTAGGAAAGCCAGGATATGAAGAGGCAAAAACAGATTTGGAAAAACGGTTATAG